The Pseudomonas aeruginosa genome includes the window GCTTGCCGCGGCTGGCCTCGCGCTGGTTACGCTCGCCGGTGGAGCGCGGCAGCATGCCGTACTCGGCGGTCAGCCAACCCTGGCCCTGGCCCTTGAGGAAGCGCGGCACCCCGGACTCCGCGCTGACGGTGCAGATCACCTTGGTATCGCCGAACTCGACCAGCACCGAACCTTCTGCGTGCTTGGTGTAATGGCGGGTGATGCGGATCGGGCGCAGCTGGTCGGCGGCACGGCCACTGGGACGATTCATCGTGGATATCCTGTACTGAGAAAGCGGAATTGGCCGCCATTATAGAGGCCAGCCCGGGCTCTCAACCACCGTCGGCGTGCGGGCCCCGCCGGACGTGGGTTACAATGCCCGGCTCGAATCACGGCAGCCGCGCGCGTCCGGCGCCGAACGCACTCCCCACACGACTATCGAGGTAGACCCATGGTGCACAGCATGACCGCCTTCGCCCGCGTCGAGCAGGCCGGTACCCACGGCACCCTGAGCTGGGAGCTGCGCTCGGTCAACCACCGTTACCTGGAGCCCCACCTGCGCCTGCCCGACGCCTTCCGCGACCTCGAAGGCGCGGTGCGCGAGGCGCTGCGCCAGGGCCTGTCGCGTGGCAAGGTGGAATGCACCCTGCGCTTCGCCGAGGAAACCGCCGGCAAGAGCCTGCAGGTCGACCAGGAGCGCGCCCGCCAACTGGTCGCCGCCGCCGAAGGCGTAGCCGCCCTGATCCGCCAGCCGGCGCCGCTCGATCCGCTCGCCGTGCTGGCCTGGCCCGGCGTACTGGTGGCCGACTCGGCCGATCCGCAGGCGCTCAACGCCGCCGCCCTGGAAGCCTTCGGCCAGGCCCTGGAGCAACTCAAGGCCGGCCGCTCGCGCGAAGGCCTGGAGCTGGCGAAGCTGCTCAACGATCGGCTCGACGCGATGCTGGTGGAAGTCGGCAACCTGCGCGAACTGGTGCCGACCATGCTGGCCAACCAGCGGCAGAAGATCCTCGACCGCTTCGCCGAACTCAAGGCCGAACTCGATCCGCAGCGCCTGGAGCAGGAACTGGTCCTGCTGGCGCAGAAGAGCGATGTCGCCGAGGAGCTGGACCGCCTCGCCACCCACGTCGGCGAGGTCCGCCGGGTCCTCAAGGCCGGCGGCGCCGCCGGTCGGCGCCTGGACTTCCTGATGCAGGAACTCAACCGGGAAGCCAACACTCTAGGCTCCAAGGCGTTCGACCCGCGCTCGACCCAGGCGGCGGTCAACCTCAAGGTCCTGATCGAGCAGATGCGCGAGCAGGTCCAGAACATCGAATGACCGGCGGGCGCCTCCGCCCGATCTCTTTCCAACCCGTACGAAGCACCAGGAACACCTCATGTCCGGCACCCTGTACATCGTTTCCGCTCCCTCCGGCGCCGGCAAGACCAGCCTGGTGAAGGCCATGCTCGACGCCGCCCCCGAGGTCCGCGTGTCCGTCTCCCATACCACCCGCGGCATGCGTCCGGGCGAGGTGGACGGGGTCAACTACCACTTCACCAGCCGCGAGGAATTCCTCGCCATGCTCGAGCGCAACGAGTTCCTCGAGCATGCCGAAGTCTTCGGCAACCTCTACGGCACCTCGCAGCGCTGGGTCGAGAAAACCCTCGCCGAAGGCCTCGACCTGATCCTCGAGATCGACTGGCAGGGCGCCCAGCAGGTGCGCCGGCTGATGCCCGAGGCCCAATCGATCTTCATCCTCCCGCCGAGCCAGGAAGCCCTGCGCCAGCGCCTGACCAACCGCGGCCAGGACAGCGACGAGGTGATCGAGCGGCGCATGCGCGAAGCCGTCAGCGAAATGAGCCACTACGTGGAGTACGATCACCTGGTGATCAACGACGATTTCGCCCACGCCCTGGACGACCTCAAGGCGATCTTCCGCGCCCGCCAGTTGCGCCAGGACGCCCAGCAGCAACGCCACGCCGAACTGCTCGGTCGTCTGCTCGCCTAAATCGGCTCTTCCATAAAGATTGGCGATTTTTTAGACTATTCAGTCCGCCCGGCAAACGTCGGGCTCACTTTTCGTTACGAGGAACACCATGGCCCGCGTCACCGTTGAAGACTGCCTGGACAACGTCGATAACCGTTTCGAGCTGGTCATGCTCGCCACCAAGCGCGCCCGTCAGCTGGCTACCGGCGGCAAGGAGCCGAAAGTGGCCTGGGAAAACGACAAGCCGACCGTCGTCGCCCTGCGCGAGATCGCTTCCGGCCTGGTCGATGAGAACGTCGTCCAGCAGGAAGACATCGTCGAGGACGAACCGCTGTTCGCAGCGTTCGACGACGAGGCCAACACCGAGGCCCTGTAAGCCATGGCCTCGGCTCGACGTCGCCTGCGAGCGCCGCAACCCGCCTACGGGCAGGGGGTGAACCCTTGCCGGGCATAGACGCCTTCGCCGACAGACTGTCGAGCTACCTCGGGCCGGACCAGGTCAACCTGGTCCGCCGCGCCTACTACTACGCCGAGCAGGCCCACGACGGGCAACGCCGCCGCAGCGGCGAACCGTACGTGACCCACCCGCTGGCGGTCTCCAACATCCTCGCCGACATGCACATGGATCATCAGAGCCTGATGGCCGCGATGCTGCACGACGTGATCGAGGACACCGGCATCGCCAAGGAAGCGCTCACCGCGCAGTTCGGCGAGACGGTTTCGGAACTGGTCGACGGGGTCAGCAAGCTGACCCAGATGAACTTCGAGACCAAGGCCGAGGCCCAGGCCGAGAACTTCCAGAAGATGGCCATGGCCATGGCCCGCGATATCCGCGTGATCCTGGTCAAGCTGGCCGACCGCCTGCACAACATGCGCACCCTCGAGGTGCTGTCCGGCGAAAAGCGCCGGCGCATTGCCAAGGAAACCCTGGAAATCTACGCGCCCATCGCCAACCGCCTGGGCATGCACACCATGCGCGTGGAGTTCGAGGACCTCGGTTTCAAGGCCATGCACCCGATGCGCGCCGAGCGCATCCGCCAGGCGGTGAAGAAGGCCCGCGGCAACCGCCGCGAGATCGTCGGCAAGATCCAGGAGTCGCTGGTCAACTGCCTCGCCCGCGAAGGCATGGAAGGCCAGGTGATCGGCCGCGAGAAGCACCTCTACAGCATCTACCAGAAGATGCGCGGCAAGCGTAAGGCGTTCAACGAGATCATGGACGTCTACGCCTTCCGCATCATCGTCGACAAGGTCGATACCTGCTATCGCGTGCTGGGCGCCGTGCACAGCCTGTACAAGCCGTTCCCCGGACGCTTCAAGGACTACATCGCGATTCCCAAGGCCAACGGCTACCAGTCGCTGCATACCACCCTGTTCGGCATGCACGGGGTGCCCATCGAGATCCAGATCCGTACCCGCGAGATGGAAGAGATGGCCAACCACGGGATCGCCGCTCACTGGCTGTACAAGTCCAACGACGAGACGCCCAAGGGCACCCATGCCCGCGCCCGGCAATGGGTGAAGGGCGTGCTGGAACTGCAGCAGCGCGCCGGCAACTCGCTGGAATTCATCGAGAACGTGAAGATCGACCTGTTCCCGGACGAGGTCTACGTGTTCACGCCCAAGGGCCGCATCATGGAACTGCCCAAGGGTTCCACCGCGGTCGACTTCGCCTACGCGGTGCACACCGACGTCGGCAACAGTTGCATCGCCTGCCGCATCAACCGTCGCCTGGCGCCGCTCTCCGAGCCGTTGCAGAGCGGCCAGACGGTGGAAATCGTCACCGCCCCGGGCGCCCGGCCGAACCCGGCCTGGCTGAGCTTCGTGGTCACCGGCAAGGCGCGCACCCATATCCGCCATGCGCTCAAGCTGCAACGCCGCTCCGAGTCGATCAACCTCGGCGAGCGCCTGCTGAACAAGACCCTTACCGGCTTCGACAGCCACCTCGAGAAGATTCCCCAGGAACGCATCCAGGCCGTGCTCGCCGAGTACCGCATGGAAGTCTTCGAGGACCTGCTGGAAGAGATCGGCCTGGGCA containing:
- a CDS encoding YicC/YloC family endoribonuclease, coding for MVHSMTAFARVEQAGTHGTLSWELRSVNHRYLEPHLRLPDAFRDLEGAVREALRQGLSRGKVECTLRFAEETAGKSLQVDQERARQLVAAAEGVAALIRQPAPLDPLAVLAWPGVLVADSADPQALNAAALEAFGQALEQLKAGRSREGLELAKLLNDRLDAMLVEVGNLRELVPTMLANQRQKILDRFAELKAELDPQRLEQELVLLAQKSDVAEELDRLATHVGEVRRVLKAGGAAGRRLDFLMQELNREANTLGSKAFDPRSTQAAVNLKVLIEQMREQVQNIE
- the gmk gene encoding guanylate kinase; translated protein: MSGTLYIVSAPSGAGKTSLVKAMLDAAPEVRVSVSHTTRGMRPGEVDGVNYHFTSREEFLAMLERNEFLEHAEVFGNLYGTSQRWVEKTLAEGLDLILEIDWQGAQQVRRLMPEAQSIFILPPSQEALRQRLTNRGQDSDEVIERRMREAVSEMSHYVEYDHLVINDDFAHALDDLKAIFRARQLRQDAQQQRHAELLGRLLA
- the rpoZ gene encoding DNA-directed RNA polymerase subunit omega → MARVTVEDCLDNVDNRFELVMLATKRARQLATGGKEPKVAWENDKPTVVALREIASGLVDENVVQQEDIVEDEPLFAAFDDEANTEAL
- the spoT gene encoding bifunctional GTP diphosphokinase/guanosine-3',5'-bis pyrophosphate 3'-pyrophosphohydrolase: MPGIDAFADRLSSYLGPDQVNLVRRAYYYAEQAHDGQRRRSGEPYVTHPLAVSNILADMHMDHQSLMAAMLHDVIEDTGIAKEALTAQFGETVSELVDGVSKLTQMNFETKAEAQAENFQKMAMAMARDIRVILVKLADRLHNMRTLEVLSGEKRRRIAKETLEIYAPIANRLGMHTMRVEFEDLGFKAMHPMRAERIRQAVKKARGNRREIVGKIQESLVNCLAREGMEGQVIGREKHLYSIYQKMRGKRKAFNEIMDVYAFRIIVDKVDTCYRVLGAVHSLYKPFPGRFKDYIAIPKANGYQSLHTTLFGMHGVPIEIQIRTREMEEMANHGIAAHWLYKSNDETPKGTHARARQWVKGVLELQQRAGNSLEFIENVKIDLFPDEVYVFTPKGRIMELPKGSTAVDFAYAVHTDVGNSCIACRINRRLAPLSEPLQSGQTVEIVTAPGARPNPAWLSFVVTGKARTHIRHALKLQRRSESINLGERLLNKTLTGFDSHLEKIPQERIQAVLAEYRMEVFEDLLEEIGLGNRMAYVVARRLLSSEGEEAPSAEGPLAIRGTEGLVLSYAKCCTPIPGDPIVGHLSAGKGMVVHLESCKNISEVRHNPEKCIQLSWAKDVTGEFNVELRVELEHQRGLIALLATSVNAADGNIEKISMDERDGRISVVQLVVSVHDRVHLARVIKKLRALKGVIRITRLRS